A genomic segment from Bradyrhizobium sp. ISRA430 encodes:
- the folB gene encoding dihydroneopterin aldolase, with product MTDTIFVTGLVIHARHGVMEHETEVGQRFVLDLELYTDLSESSRTDRLADTVSYSDVVATTTAAFKNTNYKLLERAAGAVADAILSHFPRIRAVKVTVHKPHAPIAAIFDDVGIMLTRSRHP from the coding sequence ATGACCGATACGATCTTCGTGACCGGCCTCGTGATCCATGCCCGCCACGGCGTGATGGAGCACGAGACCGAGGTCGGTCAGCGCTTCGTGCTCGACCTCGAGCTCTACACCGATTTGTCGGAGTCCTCCCGCACCGACCGGCTCGCCGACACCGTCTCCTATTCCGATGTGGTGGCAACCACGACGGCTGCATTCAAGAACACCAATTACAAGCTGCTGGAGCGCGCCGCCGGCGCGGTCGCCGACGCCATCCTGTCGCACTTCCCGCGCATTCGCGCCGTGAAGGTCACCGTGCACAAGCCGCACGCGCCGATCGCGGCGATCTTCGACGACGTCGGCATCATGCTGACGCGGTCGCGGCATCCCTGA
- a CDS encoding DUF4332 domain-containing protein, producing MTYPISEIEGLPTFAASKLKAQGIRTTDALLEAASTAKGRKALSAKTGISEQQLLEWANVSDYMRIPGMGRAKVGLVRAAGVTTVRELAYRNPARLAQSMREANEKRKLVRILPSEKSVGDIIAKAKKLAPKITY from the coding sequence ATGACATATCCCATCTCCGAGATTGAGGGCCTGCCGACCTTCGCCGCCAGCAAGCTGAAGGCGCAAGGTATCCGCACCACCGACGCCCTGCTCGAAGCAGCCAGCACTGCCAAGGGCCGCAAGGCGCTCTCCGCCAAAACCGGCATCAGCGAGCAGCAGCTCTTGGAATGGGCCAACGTCTCCGACTACATGCGCATTCCTGGCATGGGCAGAGCCAAGGTCGGCCTGGTCCGCGCCGCCGGCGTCACCACTGTGCGCGAGCTCGCTTATCGAAATCCGGCGAGACTCGCCCAGAGCATGCGCGAAGCGAACGAAAAGAGGAAGCTCGTCCGCATCCTGCCGTCAGAGAAATCAGTCGGCGATATCATCGCCAAGGCGAAGAAACTGGCGCCGAAGATTACGTATTAG
- a CDS encoding GFA family protein, with product MTEAGKPVLTGGCQCGAVRFAVTTAPTRISICHCRMCQKASGAPFASFADINKTDFAWTKGAPSAFRSSSIAERDFCPACGTPLSFRRIDGDRIEIMTGAFDRPDQVIPTRQFGTESRLGWVVGIANLPSQTTQQNYGPEKMATIVSHQHPDHD from the coding sequence ATGACCGAAGCAGGCAAACCAGTTCTCACCGGCGGCTGCCAATGCGGCGCGGTGCGCTTTGCTGTGACAACGGCGCCGACCCGGATTTCGATCTGCCATTGCCGGATGTGCCAGAAGGCGAGCGGCGCACCGTTCGCCTCCTTTGCCGATATCAACAAGACCGATTTCGCCTGGACCAAGGGGGCACCCTCGGCGTTCCGCTCCTCCTCGATCGCGGAGCGTGATTTCTGCCCGGCCTGCGGCACGCCGCTGAGCTTCCGTCGCATCGATGGCGACAGGATCGAGATCATGACCGGCGCATTCGACCGCCCCGACCAGGTGATTCCGACGCGGCAATTTGGAACCGAGTCCCGCCTCGGCTGGGTGGTCGGCATCGCCAATTTGCCGAGCCAGACCACGCAGCAGAACTACGGGCCGGAGAAGATGGCGACCATCGTCAGCCATCAGCATCCGGACCATGATTAG
- the folP gene encoding dihydropteroate synthase yields the protein MNASPSPSVAPAGSAGPGVLRTLLGRPIPAVMGVLNITPDSFSDAGQFMAPDQALARARAMIADGVDIIDIGAESTRPYKGAQPVTAADELARLKPVLAEVVALGVPVSIDSMKAEVVAFALDQGVAIANDVWGLQRDAGMAPLVAARNVPVIVMHNRDSVDPAIDIVQDMVAFFQRSLDIAAKAGIARDMIVLDPGIGFGKTAEQSMTALARLDALSALGLPILVGASRKRFIASVSPSEPQERLAGSIAAHLLAAQRGARIIRTHDVAETLQALRVAAAIESKQ from the coding sequence ATGAACGCCTCGCCCTCCCCATCCGTCGCACCGGCCGGTTCGGCCGGGCCCGGCGTACTGCGGACGCTGCTCGGACGACCGATCCCGGCGGTGATGGGCGTGCTCAACATCACCCCGGATTCCTTTTCCGACGCCGGACAGTTCATGGCGCCCGACCAGGCGCTGGCGCGGGCGCGGGCGATGATCGCTGATGGCGTCGATATCATCGACATCGGCGCCGAATCCACCCGACCCTACAAGGGTGCCCAGCCGGTGACGGCGGCGGACGAACTCGCCCGGCTGAAGCCGGTGTTGGCCGAGGTGGTGGCGCTCGGCGTGCCCGTGTCGATCGACAGCATGAAGGCGGAGGTCGTGGCTTTCGCGCTCGACCAGGGCGTTGCCATCGCCAACGACGTCTGGGGCCTGCAACGAGACGCCGGCATGGCACCACTGGTCGCCGCGCGAAATGTCCCTGTCATCGTCATGCACAATCGCGACAGCGTCGATCCCGCCATCGACATCGTGCAGGACATGGTCGCATTCTTCCAGCGCTCGCTCGACATCGCGGCGAAGGCCGGCATCGCACGCGACATGATCGTGCTCGATCCCGGCATCGGCTTCGGCAAGACGGCGGAGCAGAGCATGACGGCCTTGGCGCGGCTCGACGCACTCAGCGCGCTCGGCCTGCCGATCCTGGTCGGCGCCTCGCGCAAGCGCTTCATCGCATCAGTGTCGCCGTCGGAGCCACAAGAGCGACTCGCCGGCTCGATCGCCGCCCATCTCCTCGCCGCGCAGCGCGGCGCCAGGATCATCCGGACCCATGACGTCGCCGAGACGCTGCAGGCCCTGCGGGTCGCGGCCGCAATCGAGAGCAAGCAATGA
- a CDS encoding DUF2267 domain-containing protein: protein MDELIGRLATNASIDSAVAEKTVGIILGFLRSEGPSDSVQTLIDQIPGAEAAIEASKSGGGLSRLMGGGLMAVGTRLMGLGLGMSDIQKVARELFRFGRDKIGADQMGKIIAGTPGLSQFA from the coding sequence ATGGACGAGCTGATCGGGCGGCTGGCGACAAACGCCAGCATAGATAGTGCTGTCGCTGAAAAGACCGTCGGCATTATCCTGGGCTTCCTTCGCAGCGAGGGGCCTTCCGATAGCGTCCAGACCCTGATCGACCAGATTCCCGGCGCAGAAGCGGCAATCGAGGCGTCCAAGAGTGGCGGCGGACTGTCGCGGCTGATGGGCGGCGGCCTGATGGCCGTCGGCACGCGCTTGATGGGCCTGGGTCTCGGCATGTCCGATATCCAGAAGGTCGCCCGTGAACTTTTTCGTTTCGGCCGAGACAAAATCGGAGCGGATCAGATGGGCAAGATCATCGCGGGGACGCCGGGCCTCAGCCAGTTCGCCTGA
- a CDS encoding helicase HerA-like domain-containing protein, translating to MTAQDSKLGDTGEKIFVGKGDEQAWLTLALANRHGLVTGATGTGKTVTLQVMAEGFARAGVPVFAADIKGDLSGISEVGETKDFILKRAAEIGLTFQPDQFSTVFWDVFGEQGHPVRATVTEMGPLLLARMLDLNDVQEGVLNVAFRVADENGLPILDMKDLRSLLDAIVPDSGKKGPDAEEDPLAPIRKAAQGFGNVTKATVGTIQRQLLVLENQGGTKFFGEPALSLKDFMKTDRDGRGMINILVADKLLQSPRLYATFLLWMLSELFEELPEAGDLPKPKLVFFFDEAHLLFNDAPKALMDKIEQVVRLIRSKGVGVYFVTQNPIDVPDRVLGQLGNRVQHALRAFTPRDQKAVAAAAQTFRPNPKLDTAKVIMELGKGEALVSFLEGNGTPAMVERVMIRPPSARIGPITPEERKAIMDASPVKGKYDTAIDSESAYEILQKRIAGTAVTANGAGGGGGILGQIGSIVGTIFGTNTRRGRLTTGQRIARDVTRTVTDKVVGGVVADLGKSVGGQLGGSVGRALVRGALGGLLRR from the coding sequence ATGACGGCACAGGACAGCAAGCTCGGCGATACCGGCGAGAAGATTTTCGTCGGCAAGGGAGACGAGCAGGCCTGGCTGACGCTGGCGCTCGCCAATCGCCACGGCCTCGTCACCGGTGCAACTGGAACCGGCAAGACGGTCACGCTGCAAGTCATGGCGGAAGGATTTGCCCGCGCCGGTGTTCCGGTTTTCGCAGCCGATATCAAGGGCGATCTCTCCGGCATCTCCGAGGTCGGCGAGACCAAGGATTTCATCCTCAAGCGTGCCGCAGAAATAGGGCTGACATTTCAGCCGGACCAGTTCTCGACGGTGTTCTGGGACGTGTTCGGCGAGCAAGGCCACCCGGTCCGTGCAACCGTCACCGAGATGGGGCCGCTCCTCCTGGCACGGATGCTCGATCTCAACGACGTGCAGGAGGGCGTGCTCAACGTCGCCTTTCGTGTCGCCGACGAAAACGGCCTGCCTATCCTCGACATGAAAGACCTGCGGTCACTGCTGGATGCGATCGTCCCCGATAGCGGCAAGAAGGGGCCGGACGCCGAAGAGGATCCGCTCGCGCCGATCAGGAAAGCTGCCCAGGGTTTTGGCAACGTCACCAAGGCCACCGTCGGCACCATTCAGCGCCAGCTCCTCGTGCTGGAAAACCAGGGCGGCACCAAATTCTTCGGCGAGCCGGCGCTGTCGCTGAAGGATTTCATGAAGACCGACCGCGACGGACGCGGCATGATCAACATCCTTGTCGCCGACAAGCTGCTCCAGAGCCCACGGCTCTATGCGACATTCCTGCTCTGGATGCTGTCGGAGCTGTTCGAGGAGTTGCCCGAGGCCGGCGACCTGCCCAAGCCGAAGCTGGTGTTCTTCTTCGACGAGGCGCATCTGTTGTTCAACGACGCGCCGAAGGCGCTGATGGACAAGATCGAGCAGGTGGTGCGGCTAATCCGCTCGAAAGGCGTCGGCGTCTACTTCGTGACGCAAAATCCGATCGACGTGCCCGACCGCGTGCTGGGGCAGTTGGGCAACCGGGTGCAGCATGCGCTACGCGCCTTTACCCCGCGCGACCAGAAAGCTGTTGCCGCTGCGGCCCAGACCTTCCGGCCCAACCCGAAGCTCGACACCGCCAAGGTGATCATGGAGCTCGGGAAGGGCGAAGCGCTGGTGTCCTTCCTCGAAGGCAATGGCACGCCGGCGATGGTCGAGCGGGTGATGATCCGGCCGCCGTCGGCACGCATCGGGCCGATCACGCCGGAGGAGCGCAAGGCGATCATGGATGCAAGCCCAGTGAAGGGCAAATACGACACTGCGATCGATTCCGAATCCGCCTATGAGATCCTGCAGAAGCGCATTGCCGGCACGGCCGTAACGGCGAACGGCGCGGGAGGCGGCGGCGGCATTCTCGGCCAGATCGGCTCGATCGTCGGCACCATCTTCGGCACTAACACCAGGCGCGGCCGGCTGACGACAGGCCAGCGTATCGCGCGCGACGTGACGCGCACGGTCACCGACAAGGTGGTCGGCGGCGTCGTGGCCGATCTCGGCAAGTCGGTCGGCGGCCAGCTTGGCGGTTCGGTCGGCCGCGCCCTCGTCCGCGGCGCCCTTGGCGGATTGCTGCGGCGATAG
- a CDS encoding M20/M25/M40 family metallo-hydrolase produces MPNAQLQSVLDHIDKDFDNSLERLFALLRIKSISADPAFANDCKAAAEHLAKDIAGLGVATEVRPTAGHPAVVGRSKAGGRPHVLFYGHYDVQPVDPLDLWHRPPFEPVVTDHADGRKIIVARGAEDDKGQVMTFVEACRAWKKVTGSLPIDITFLIEGEEEVGSKNFVPFIETNKDEFKADYVLVCDTGMWDQNTPAITTSLRGLLYEEVKITAANRDLHSGVFGGTAMNPIRLLTKILGGLFDDDNRITIPGFYDGVKDTPPDVLEQWKKLDFTPATFLKPVGLSIPAGEKGRLLVEQASTRPTCDVNGIWGGYIGEGSKTVIPSHASAKVSFRLVQGQDPQKIRKAFRDYVSARIPGDCKVEFGDHSAAPAVALDWNMKPLAAARKALTDEWGKETVLMGSGASIPIVADFKRTLGLDSLLVGFGLDDDNIHSPNEKYDLKSFQKGIRSWARILAALAEVK; encoded by the coding sequence ATGCCCAACGCGCAGCTTCAGTCCGTGCTCGACCATATCGACAAGGATTTCGACAACAGCCTCGAGCGCCTGTTCGCGCTGCTGCGGATCAAGTCGATCTCGGCCGACCCGGCCTTCGCCAATGATTGCAAGGCGGCGGCCGAGCATCTGGCGAAGGACATCGCAGGCCTCGGCGTCGCGACCGAGGTCCGGCCGACCGCCGGTCATCCCGCCGTCGTCGGTCGAAGCAAGGCGGGCGGGCGGCCGCATGTGCTGTTCTACGGCCACTACGACGTGCAGCCGGTCGATCCGCTCGATCTCTGGCACCGTCCGCCGTTCGAGCCCGTCGTCACCGATCACGCTGACGGCCGCAAGATCATCGTTGCGCGCGGGGCCGAGGACGACAAAGGGCAGGTGATGACCTTCGTCGAGGCCTGCCGCGCCTGGAAGAAGGTGACGGGTTCGCTGCCGATCGACATCACCTTCCTGATCGAGGGCGAGGAGGAGGTCGGCTCGAAGAACTTCGTACCCTTCATCGAAACCAACAAGGATGAGTTCAAGGCCGACTACGTGCTGGTCTGCGACACCGGCATGTGGGACCAGAATACGCCGGCGATCACGACGTCGCTGCGCGGCCTGCTCTATGAAGAGGTGAAGATCACCGCCGCCAATCGCGACCTGCATTCCGGTGTGTTCGGCGGCACCGCGATGAACCCGATCCGCTTGCTGACCAAAATTCTCGGCGGATTGTTCGACGACGACAACCGTATCACCATTCCCGGCTTCTATGATGGCGTAAAGGATACGCCGCCGGACGTCCTTGAGCAGTGGAAGAAGCTCGACTTCACGCCGGCGACGTTCCTCAAGCCGGTTGGGCTGTCGATCCCCGCTGGCGAGAAGGGCAGGCTCCTGGTCGAGCAAGCCTCCACGCGTCCGACTTGCGATGTCAACGGCATCTGGGGCGGCTATATCGGCGAAGGCTCCAAGACGGTGATCCCCTCGCACGCATCGGCCAAGGTATCGTTCCGGCTGGTCCAGGGGCAGGATCCCCAAAAGATCCGCAAGGCTTTCCGCGATTACGTATCGGCGCGGATCCCGGGGGATTGCAAGGTCGAGTTCGGCGACCATTCCGCCGCGCCCGCGGTCGCGCTCGACTGGAACATGAAGCCGCTCGCCGCCGCCAGGAAGGCACTGACCGACGAATGGGGCAAAGAGACCGTGCTGATGGGCTCGGGCGCCTCGATCCCGATCGTCGCCGATTTCAAGCGCACGCTTGGGCTGGACTCGCTACTGGTCGGCTTCGGCCTCGACGACGACAACATCCACTCGCCGAACGAGAAGTACGATCTGAAAAGTTTTCAGAAGGGCATCCGCTCCTGGGCCCGTATCCTCGCGGCGCTGGCGGAGGTGAAGTAG
- a CDS encoding methylmalonyl-CoA mutase family protein, whose translation MTSVTDDLPLAAEFPTAQYEDWRKLVDGVLKGAPFEKLVGKTYDGLKIDPLYQRAKGVAPVAGRPAAAPWQIMQRIDHPDAALANAQALTDLENGATGLALVFAGGTGSHGFGLEPTADTVARVLKDIQLDAGIGIELQVGPQSRLAAIHVAEYVKSTGIDPAACDIRFGLDPLAAGAEWGSSPYTWEEIVPAVTGAIRGLAALGFKGPFASSDGRVIHDAGGSEAQELAFVLACGIAYLRAIEGAGVPLEQAQGMVYARLAADADQFLTMAKFRALRLLWARIEQACGLTPKPLFIAADTAWRMLTQRDPYVNMLRATMATFAAGLAGANAVTVLPYTLALGLPDPFARRIARNTQLLLLEESNLGKVSDPAAGAGGIETLTAQLCEAAWALFQESEKAGGAFAALQQNLFQGKVAAARKAREANIDKRRDVLTGASEFPNLHESVTVVLKATPVALPPYGEQKYKFDALPPIRLAEPFEALRDKSDATLKAHGARPKVFLANLGTPADFTARANFAKSFFEAGGIQGVDSDGFADPAKLAAAFKASGAGLACLCSSDKVYTDQAEAAARALQQAGARHIYLVGRPTDAEAALRAAGIGGFIFAGADALATLQDAYRRMEQR comes from the coding sequence ATGACCTCAGTGACTGATGATCTGCCGCTGGCGGCCGAGTTTCCCACGGCGCAGTACGAGGACTGGCGCAAGCTGGTCGACGGAGTGCTGAAGGGCGCGCCATTCGAGAAACTGGTCGGCAAGACCTACGATGGGCTGAAGATCGATCCGCTCTATCAGCGCGCCAAGGGCGTTGCACCTGTGGCCGGACGCCCGGCGGCAGCGCCATGGCAGATCATGCAGCGGATCGATCATCCCGACGCTGCGCTCGCGAACGCGCAGGCGCTCACCGATCTAGAGAACGGCGCCACGGGGCTTGCACTGGTGTTTGCCGGTGGCACCGGCAGCCACGGCTTTGGCCTGGAACCGACGGCGGATACGGTCGCAAGGGTCTTGAAGGACATTCAGCTCGATGCCGGCATCGGCATCGAGCTCCAGGTCGGGCCGCAATCGCGGTTGGCCGCGATCCATGTGGCGGAATACGTAAAGAGCACAGGCATCGATCCCGCCGCCTGCGACATCCGCTTCGGGCTAGATCCGCTCGCAGCCGGCGCAGAGTGGGGCAGCAGCCCCTATACCTGGGAAGAGATCGTTCCGGCCGTCACGGGGGCTATCCGCGGCCTTGCCGCGCTCGGCTTCAAGGGACCGTTCGCATCAAGCGACGGACGCGTGATCCACGATGCCGGCGGATCGGAGGCGCAAGAGCTCGCCTTCGTGCTCGCCTGCGGCATCGCCTATTTGCGCGCGATCGAAGGCGCCGGCGTCCCGCTGGAGCAGGCACAAGGCATGGTCTATGCGCGACTCGCCGCGGATGCCGACCAGTTCCTGACTATGGCCAAGTTCCGCGCGCTGCGGCTGCTGTGGGCGCGGATCGAGCAGGCCTGCGGCCTGACGCCGAAGCCGCTGTTCATCGCCGCCGACACAGCTTGGCGCATGCTGACGCAGCGCGATCCCTACGTGAACATGCTGCGCGCGACCATGGCGACATTCGCCGCCGGGCTTGCCGGTGCCAACGCCGTCACGGTGCTGCCGTACACGTTGGCGCTCGGCCTGCCCGATCCCTTTGCGCGGCGCATAGCGCGCAATACGCAGCTTCTGCTGCTGGAGGAAAGCAACCTCGGAAAGGTCTCTGATCCCGCGGCGGGCGCAGGTGGCATCGAGACGCTGACTGCGCAACTCTGCGAAGCGGCCTGGGCGCTGTTCCAGGAGAGCGAAAAGGCCGGCGGCGCTTTTGCCGCGCTTCAGCAGAACCTGTTCCAGGGGAAGGTCGCCGCCGCACGCAAGGCGCGCGAGGCCAACATCGACAAGCGCCGCGACGTGCTGACCGGCGCGAGCGAGTTTCCGAACCTGCACGAGAGCGTGACGGTTGTGCTCAAGGCGACGCCGGTCGCGCTCCCGCCCTATGGCGAGCAGAAATACAAGTTCGATGCACTGCCGCCGATCCGGCTCGCGGAACCGTTCGAGGCGCTTCGCGACAAGTCGGATGCAACCTTGAAGGCCCACGGCGCGCGGCCGAAGGTGTTTTTGGCCAATCTCGGCACGCCCGCCGATTTCACCGCACGCGCGAACTTTGCGAAAAGCTTCTTCGAGGCCGGCGGAATCCAGGGCGTCGACAGCGACGGTTTTGCCGATCCGGCGAAGCTCGCGGCTGCGTTCAAAGCCTCCGGCGCCGGGCTCGCCTGCCTTTGTTCCAGCGACAAGGTCTATACGGACCAGGCCGAAGCTGCGGCGCGAGCCCTGCAACAGGCCGGTGCACGACATATCTATCTCGTAGGCCGTCCCACTGATGCCGAGGCGGCCCTGCGCGCGGCCGGCATCGGCGGCTTCATCTTTGCCGGCGCGGATGCGCTTGCCACGCTGCAAGACGCCTATCGACGGATGGAACAGCGATGA
- the folK gene encoding 2-amino-4-hydroxy-6-hydroxymethyldihydropteridine diphosphokinase: MVSERQIRSASALIALGGNVGDVRATFKKAIAHICSMAQAALLARSSDYTTPPWGDEEQDPFINACIEIETNLDPHALLFVMQKVEQKFGRTRTKERRWGPRTLDLDMIAYDDVALQTPDLTLPHPRLFERAFVLVPLAEIAPDRLIAGIKVRDALASVSTQGIERLPDTG, translated from the coding sequence ATGGTTAGCGAACGTCAAATCCGCTCCGCGAGCGCGCTGATCGCACTCGGCGGCAATGTCGGCGATGTCCGCGCGACGTTCAAAAAGGCGATCGCCCACATCTGCAGCATGGCGCAAGCCGCGCTGTTGGCGCGCTCATCAGACTATACGACCCCGCCCTGGGGCGACGAGGAGCAGGATCCCTTCATCAATGCCTGCATCGAGATCGAGACGAACCTCGATCCGCACGCGCTGCTGTTCGTGATGCAGAAAGTCGAGCAGAAATTCGGCCGCACGCGGACCAAGGAGCGGCGCTGGGGACCGCGCACGCTCGACCTCGACATGATCGCCTATGACGATGTGGCGCTGCAGACGCCCGACCTGACGCTGCCACATCCGCGCCTGTTCGAGCGCGCCTTCGTGCTGGTACCGCTCGCCGAAATCGCGCCGGACCGCCTGATCGCCGGGATCAAGGTCCGCGATGCGCTCGCCAGCGTCTCAACGCAAGGAATTGAGCGGCTGCCGGATACCGGCTAA